From the Nitrospinota bacterium genome, one window contains:
- a CDS encoding NAD-dependent malic enzyme, whose translation MSHFDIKRDTNGEEYIDVDQSGTDLLYNHLLNKGTAFSEDERHEFELDGLLPAKVVSLEEQMFRVYENYLGKPTNIEKYIHLRSLQDRNETLFYALVSSHLEEMVPIIYTPTVGEACQKGSHIFRHARGLYIMPENVDRMEAMARSIPSDNIEIIVVTDNQGILGIGDQGAGGMNIPIGKLSLYTLGAGIAPWVCLPISLDVGTDNKALLADPLYLGSRQPRLMGADYNSFIDKFVAGVRKNFPNALLQWEDFSKANAFSNLDRYRDKMLSFNDDVQGTGAVVLAGITGAMKITDEELIEQRFVVYGAGAGGIGVSRQIRNGLMDKGLSRKDAASKVMVVDSRGLVVADRKDKEEYKMEFAVPRDVVRDWKVANPDRISLEETVANGKITALLGLSGQPGTFTKTIVETMCQNTMRPVIFPLSNPTSQAEAKPADVYEWSKGRAIVATGSPFAPVTVEGRTFRIGQGNNAFIFPGVGLGVMAAKAKIITDEMFTAAAYRLAELMPADAHQSHCVFPKVPDLPRVSIEVAEAVFETAVKQGLAQTAAPKDGDVKKMIKGRIWKPAYLPYKRKK comes from the coding sequence ATGAGTCATTTCGACATCAAACGTGACACGAACGGTGAGGAGTATATAGATGTGGACCAGTCCGGGACCGATCTTTTGTACAACCATCTTCTCAATAAAGGGACAGCCTTTTCCGAGGACGAGCGCCACGAGTTTGAACTGGATGGCCTTTTGCCGGCCAAGGTCGTCTCTCTTGAAGAGCAGATGTTCCGCGTGTACGAAAACTATCTGGGCAAGCCCACAAACATCGAAAAGTACATCCATCTGCGCTCGCTGCAGGACAGGAACGAGACCCTGTTCTACGCCCTCGTAAGCTCCCATCTGGAAGAAATGGTGCCGATCATATACACCCCCACCGTCGGCGAGGCGTGCCAGAAAGGGAGCCATATTTTCCGCCACGCCCGGGGGCTTTACATTATGCCGGAGAATGTGGACAGAATGGAGGCCATGGCCCGCAGCATCCCGTCCGATAATATAGAAATCATAGTGGTGACGGACAACCAGGGGATACTGGGAATCGGCGACCAGGGGGCGGGCGGGATGAACATTCCGATCGGAAAGTTATCTCTATACACTCTTGGCGCCGGGATCGCCCCATGGGTTTGCCTGCCCATATCCCTGGACGTTGGGACGGATAATAAGGCGCTTCTGGCCGACCCGCTTTACTTAGGGTCCCGCCAACCCCGGCTGATGGGGGCCGATTACAATTCCTTCATAGACAAGTTCGTGGCCGGGGTCCGCAAGAATTTCCCCAACGCCCTTTTGCAATGGGAGGATTTCTCCAAGGCCAACGCCTTCTCCAACCTGGACCGGTACCGGGACAAAATGCTCTCGTTCAACGACGACGTGCAGGGGACCGGCGCGGTGGTGCTGGCCGGGATCACCGGCGCGATGAAGATAACGGACGAGGAGCTCATCGAGCAACGGTTCGTTGTGTATGGGGCCGGGGCCGGGGGCATAGGCGTCTCCCGCCAGATTCGCAACGGGCTTATGGACAAGGGGCTGTCCCGCAAGGATGCCGCCTCAAAGGTGATGGTGGTGGACAGCCGCGGCCTGGTCGTCGCCGACAGGAAGGACAAAGAGGAATACAAGATGGAGTTCGCCGTCCCCCGCGACGTCGTGCGGGACTGGAAAGTGGCCAATCCCGACAGGATATCGCTGGAGGAAACGGTGGCAAACGGCAAGATCACCGCGTTGCTCGGCCTTTCAGGGCAGCCGGGCACATTCACAAAGACCATTGTGGAGACAATGTGCCAAAACACCATGCGGCCTGTCATATTCCCGCTGAGCAACCCCACAAGCCAGGCGGAGGCAAAGCCGGCGGATGTTTACGAATGGTCGAAAGGACGGGCGATCGTGGCCACCGGAAGCCCATTCGCGCCCGTTACAGTCGAAGGGCGGACATTCAGGATTGGCCAGGGGAACAACGCCTTCATTTTCCCCGGCGTTGGCCTTGGGGTGATGGCGGCCAAGGCGAAAATAATCACCGACGAAATGTTCACCGCCGCCGCATACAGGCTGGCCGAGCTTATGCCGGCGGACGCGCACCAGAGCCATTGCGTGTTCCCGAAGGTGCCGGACCTGCCACGGGTGTCCATTGAAGTGGCCGAGGCGGTATTCGAAACGGCTGTGAAGCAGGGACTGGCGCAAACCGCCGCGCCAAAGGATGGTGACGTAAAGAAGATGATCAAGGGGCGCATATGGAAGCCCGCGTATTTGCCGTACAAGAGGAAAAAGTGA
- a CDS encoding indole-3-glycerol-phosphate synthase, which yields MTLHKTLFAILDHKREEVDAAKSIFPEEELLKAAGRRGKARSLYSAIMAGNGLRIIAEVKRSSPSVMLMASGFDPKSIAMAYESAGAAAISVLTDTRFFCGSPYFLPVIRDAVSIPVLRKDFIIDRWQVAESAALGADAMLLMTVNFGGISRLEDLYEYTLKLGMEPLLEIHSADEWDAIKHLRPKIVGINNRDFKSPNLEVDVAATLAVAPLIPKDVAVVSESGLTSNAELVKLSAAGARGFLIGSAFMRNPDPGAELAAMLA from the coding sequence GTGACCCTTCACAAAACACTCTTCGCCATACTGGACCATAAGAGGGAGGAGGTGGACGCAGCAAAGTCCATCTTCCCCGAAGAGGAACTTTTAAAGGCCGCCGGGCGGCGTGGTAAAGCCAGGTCTTTATATTCGGCGATAATGGCCGGGAACGGCCTTCGTATCATCGCAGAAGTAAAACGCTCGTCCCCTTCCGTAATGCTTATGGCGTCCGGATTCGATCCTAAATCAATCGCCATGGCATATGAATCGGCTGGGGCCGCGGCCATATCGGTCCTTACCGACACCCGCTTTTTCTGCGGTTCGCCATACTTTCTGCCGGTGATCCGCGATGCTGTTTCCATCCCGGTATTGCGAAAGGATTTCATCATAGACCGCTGGCAGGTTGCCGAATCGGCGGCGCTGGGGGCGGACGCCATGCTGTTGATGACCGTAAATTTTGGCGGCATTTCCCGGCTGGAGGATCTTTATGAATACACCCTCAAGCTTGGGATGGAGCCTTTGCTGGAAATCCATTCGGCGGATGAATGGGACGCCATAAAACATCTGCGCCCGAAGATTGTCGGGATCAATAACAGGGACTTCAAGTCGCCCAATCTTGAGGTGGACGTGGCCGCCACGCTGGCGGTGGCGCCGCTGATTCCAAAGGATGTGGCGGTCGTCAGCGAAAGCGGACTGACCAGCAATGCTGAGCTTGTAAAACTTTCGGCGGCTGGCGCCAGGGGATTCTTGATTGGTTCCGCCTTCATGCGCAATCCCGATCCAGGGGCGGAACTGGCGGCGATGCTGGCGTGA